In Phenylobacterium zucineum HLK1, one DNA window encodes the following:
- a CDS encoding acyl-CoA dehydrogenase family protein, which translates to MDFSFTEEQSMLRDTVASYLADNYDFDKRRAALAKAPHWRPDVWKAFAEELGILGAPFSEELGGLGGGPIENMVVMEELGKALVVEPYLPTVVIGGGFLKHSGHAGAADLIGGIIGGTNIFAFAYAEPQGRYNMADLTTTAKKDGAGYVLNGHKAVVIGGPYATHFIVTARTSGGQRDAQGVSVFLVERGAAGVSTRDYPTVDGFMASEVYFENVSLGADALIGPADHGLPLVEKVVDEAIAATCAEACGVLRRLQEGTVEYTKQRKQFGVPISSFQVLQHRMVDMFINLEQSISMTYMANIKLADDAERAKAVSAAKVQIGKACKFVGEQAIQLHGGMGMTDEMAIGHYFKRATMIQSAFGSVDHHLARYESLSLGQAA; encoded by the coding sequence GTGGATTTCAGCTTCACCGAAGAACAGTCGATGCTGCGCGACACGGTCGCGAGCTACCTGGCCGACAACTACGACTTCGACAAGCGCCGGGCGGCGCTCGCCAAGGCGCCGCACTGGCGTCCCGACGTCTGGAAGGCCTTCGCCGAGGAGCTGGGCATCCTGGGGGCGCCGTTCTCGGAGGAGCTGGGCGGCCTGGGCGGCGGCCCGATCGAGAACATGGTGGTGATGGAAGAGCTGGGTAAGGCGCTGGTCGTCGAGCCCTACCTGCCCACGGTGGTGATCGGCGGCGGCTTCCTGAAGCACTCGGGCCACGCCGGCGCGGCCGACCTGATCGGCGGCATCATCGGCGGCACGAACATCTTCGCCTTCGCCTACGCCGAGCCGCAGGGGCGCTACAACATGGCCGACCTGACGACCACGGCGAAGAAGGACGGCGCGGGCTACGTGCTGAACGGCCACAAGGCGGTGGTGATCGGCGGCCCGTACGCCACCCACTTCATCGTCACGGCGCGCACCTCGGGCGGCCAGCGCGACGCGCAGGGCGTGTCGGTGTTCCTGGTCGAGCGCGGCGCGGCCGGCGTCTCGACCCGCGACTACCCGACCGTCGACGGCTTCATGGCCTCGGAGGTCTACTTCGAGAACGTCTCGCTGGGCGCCGACGCCCTGATCGGACCGGCCGACCACGGCCTTCCGCTGGTCGAGAAGGTGGTGGACGAGGCCATCGCCGCCACCTGCGCCGAGGCCTGCGGCGTGCTGCGCCGCCTGCAGGAAGGCACCGTCGAGTACACCAAGCAGCGCAAGCAGTTCGGCGTGCCGATCAGCTCGTTCCAGGTGCTGCAGCACCGGATGGTCGACATGTTCATCAACCTCGAGCAGTCGATCTCGATGACCTACATGGCCAACATCAAGCTGGCTGACGACGCCGAGCGGGCCAAGGCGGTTTCGGCCGCGAAGGTCCAGATCGGCAAGGCCTGCAAGTTCGTGGGCGAGCAGGCCATCCAGCTGCACGGCGGCATGGGCATGACCGACGAGATGGCCATCGGCCACTACTTCAAGCGCGCGACGATGATCCAGAGCGCGTTCGGCTCGGTCGACCACCACCTGGCCCGCTACGAGTCCCTGAGCCTCGGCCAGGCGGCCTAA
- a CDS encoding acyl-CoA dehydrogenase family protein, with the protein MNLDFTPEENAFREEVRAFIKENYPAELRKAQDERRPLTKEEYLLWHKVLAKKGWVAPGWPKELGGTGWTPTQKYIWSEETAKADCLPTLPFGLSMLAPVLYTFGTDEQKKKFLPGIYNGDVWWCQGYSEPGAGSDLANLKTRAERITADDGKEYYIVNGQKTWTTLGQYADWGFFLVRTDPDAKPQSGISFLLIDMKTPGITVRPIITLEGGHEVNDVFLDNVKVPVENRIFHENQGWTCAKALLAHERTGIAGVARSKRNLEKLRKIAGTERSDAGGSLIGDAFFRRKVAELEIDLTALEFTELRTLAGESSGKGPGPESSILKIKGTEIQQRLQELALEAVGHYGAPFLRDMTGHNLGIGPDYAEGLAGEYFNGRKTSIYGGSNEIQRNIIAKMVLGL; encoded by the coding sequence ATGAACCTCGACTTCACGCCTGAAGAGAACGCCTTCCGCGAAGAGGTCCGGGCCTTCATCAAGGAGAACTACCCGGCCGAACTGCGCAAGGCGCAGGACGAGCGGCGGCCCCTGACCAAGGAAGAGTATCTCCTGTGGCACAAGGTGCTGGCCAAGAAGGGCTGGGTCGCGCCGGGCTGGCCAAAGGAGCTGGGCGGCACCGGCTGGACGCCCACCCAGAAGTACATCTGGTCGGAGGAGACGGCGAAGGCCGACTGCCTGCCGACCCTGCCGTTCGGCCTCTCGATGCTTGCGCCGGTGCTCTATACGTTCGGCACCGACGAGCAGAAGAAGAAGTTCCTGCCGGGCATCTACAACGGCGATGTCTGGTGGTGCCAGGGCTACTCCGAGCCGGGCGCGGGCTCCGACCTTGCGAACCTGAAGACCCGGGCCGAGCGGATCACCGCCGACGACGGCAAGGAGTACTACATCGTCAACGGCCAGAAGACGTGGACCACGCTCGGCCAGTACGCCGACTGGGGCTTCTTCCTGGTGCGCACCGATCCCGACGCCAAGCCGCAGTCGGGCATCTCCTTCCTGCTGATCGACATGAAGACGCCGGGCATCACCGTGCGCCCGATCATCACCCTGGAAGGCGGCCACGAGGTCAACGACGTCTTCCTCGACAACGTGAAGGTGCCGGTCGAGAACCGCATCTTCCACGAGAACCAGGGCTGGACCTGCGCCAAGGCGCTGCTGGCGCACGAGCGCACCGGCATCGCGGGGGTCGCCCGCTCGAAGCGCAACCTTGAGAAGCTGCGCAAGATCGCCGGCACCGAGCGGTCCGACGCCGGGGGCTCGCTGATCGGCGACGCCTTTTTCCGCCGCAAGGTGGCCGAGCTGGAGATCGACCTGACGGCCCTGGAGTTCACCGAGCTGCGCACCCTGGCCGGCGAGTCCAGCGGCAAGGGCCCGGGTCCGGAAAGCTCGATCCTCAAGATCAAGGGCACCGAGATCCAGCAGCGCCTGCAGGAGCTGGCGCTGGAGGCGGTGGGCCACTACGGCGCGCCGTTCCTGCGCGACATGACCGGGCACAACCTGGGCATCGGTCCGGACTACGCCGAGGGCCTCGCGGGCGAGTACTTCAACGGCCGCAAGACCTCGATCTACGGCGGCTCGAACGAGATCCAGCGCAACATCATCGCCAAGATGGTGCTGGGCCTCTAA
- a CDS encoding energy transducer TonB — MPVAPPVTLLAAALLQSAASAPAPEARIVRPPDLNLLYIYPQTARAAGVEGSGTVTCAVSADGALSACRPVGEEPAGFGFGVAAANVAKRYRAEPAAPGAALPAEATFAIGFRLRPAWGPLVRVDAHDGWAVLQTPFVWQEFFPDRPRKEGVAGEVEVKCAPGRKGKATCEVVRETPEGYGYGKAALKVQQTLRLSPPPGGAQATGRVVRTTVRFDPRPKD, encoded by the coding sequence ATGCCCGTCGCGCCGCCCGTGACCCTGCTCGCCGCCGCCCTGCTGCAGTCCGCCGCGAGCGCGCCTGCGCCCGAAGCCCGCATCGTCCGGCCGCCGGACCTGAACCTCCTCTACATCTATCCGCAGACTGCGCGCGCCGCCGGCGTGGAGGGCAGCGGGACCGTGACCTGCGCCGTGTCGGCCGACGGCGCGCTGTCGGCTTGCCGGCCCGTGGGCGAGGAGCCCGCCGGGTTCGGGTTCGGCGTCGCGGCGGCGAACGTGGCCAAGCGCTACCGGGCCGAGCCCGCCGCTCCCGGCGCGGCCCTCCCGGCGGAGGCCACCTTCGCGATCGGCTTCCGGCTCCGGCCGGCCTGGGGGCCGTTGGTCCGCGTGGACGCCCACGACGGCTGGGCTGTACTGCAGACCCCCTTCGTCTGGCAGGAGTTCTTCCCCGACCGCCCCCGCAAGGAGGGCGTGGCCGGCGAGGTGGAGGTGAAGTGCGCGCCGGGCCGAAAGGGCAAGGCCACGTGCGAAGTGGTCCGCGAGACGCCCGAAGGCTACGGCTACGGCAAGGCGGCCCTGAAGGTGCAGCAGACCCTGCGCCTCAGCCCGCCCCCCGGCGGCGCCCAGGCGACCGGCCGCGTCGTGCGCACGACCGTCCGGTTCGATCCCCGGCCCAAGGACTGA
- a CDS encoding endonuclease/exonuclease/phosphatase family protein, translating into MPRIVTYNVHRCVGNDRRLDVSRIAAVLAALNPDIVALQELDVGRRRTNYADQAHEIAEQLEMACHFHAALQVEEERYGDAILTAYPERLVKVGPLPGYDRMRALEPRGALWVEVEIGGKPVQIINTHLGLIPREQQIQAAHLAGTTWLDHPDCRWPAILLGDFNATATSVVYRTLTARLKAARRLTRRRTATSTFPSPLPVLRIDHVFVSPGIEVHDVFAPFDPLTRVASDHLPLVMDFDVA; encoded by the coding sequence ATGCCACGTATCGTCACCTACAACGTCCATCGCTGCGTCGGGAACGACCGTCGCCTGGACGTCAGCCGGATCGCCGCGGTGCTGGCGGCGCTGAACCCCGACATCGTGGCCCTGCAGGAGCTGGACGTCGGCCGGCGGCGCACGAACTACGCCGACCAGGCGCACGAGATCGCCGAACAGCTCGAGATGGCCTGCCACTTCCACGCCGCCCTGCAGGTGGAGGAGGAGCGCTACGGCGACGCCATCCTGACCGCCTATCCCGAGCGGCTGGTGAAGGTGGGCCCCCTGCCCGGCTACGACCGGATGCGGGCGCTGGAGCCGCGCGGCGCCCTGTGGGTCGAGGTCGAGATCGGCGGCAAGCCCGTGCAGATCATCAACACCCACCTGGGCCTGATCCCGCGCGAGCAGCAGATCCAGGCCGCGCACCTGGCCGGGACCACGTGGCTCGACCATCCCGACTGCCGCTGGCCGGCGATCCTGCTGGGCGATTTCAACGCCACGGCGACCTCGGTGGTCTATCGCACCCTGACGGCCCGGCTTAAGGCCGCGCGGCGGCTGACGCGACGGCGGACGGCGACCTCCACCTTCCCCTCTCCGCTGCCGGTGCTGCGCATCGACCACGTGTTCGTCAGCCCGGGGATCGAGGTGCACGACGTCTTCGCCCCGTTCGATCCGCTGACCCGGGTGGCGTCGGACCACCTGCCCCTGGTCATGGACTTCGACGTGGCCTAG
- a CDS encoding phospholipase D-like domain-containing protein, translating into MTVFTPGETCWRTAPADRVAFLIDNEAYFTAAFEAIQKARRSILLLGWGFDPRTRLFPDGYDGPADPDEVGRILLRLSEARPDLDIRLLIWKSALPVSASQQFFPHKARSWFKGTNIKFRLDDQVPFGACHHQKVLVIDDRLAFCGGGDISVDRWDTPGHLEVDPRRIMPSQSYHPPRHEVMMMVDGAAARALGDHFRERWRAAEPEPIEPPPDAGGDPWPDHVPPHIFGAEVAIARTSPAWRGAPLVEEIKALTLECIGKARDVIYLENQYFTSPLVAEALAARLAEPDGPEVLLITTGKSPSWFDQLTMDRARGAIIWRLRAADVFGRFRAFYPTTSGGSNIIVHSKASIFDDRVVRVGSANLNNRSFGFDTEIELGVEAQEEAARLHVSALRDRLVGHFLGVTGDSVTKARAEHGGLVGAVDALNRDGRLVPVDPSRRSHFEEFIAAYHVGDPAGVADSWRLGRRRERLFAEARELSDQAHRQSQG; encoded by the coding sequence ATGACGGTCTTCACTCCGGGCGAGACGTGCTGGCGTACGGCCCCGGCCGACCGTGTGGCGTTCCTGATCGACAACGAGGCCTACTTCACCGCCGCCTTCGAGGCGATCCAGAAGGCCCGGCGCTCGATCCTGCTGCTGGGCTGGGGCTTCGATCCGCGTACGCGGCTGTTCCCCGACGGCTACGACGGCCCCGCCGACCCGGACGAGGTGGGGCGCATCCTGCTCCGGCTTTCCGAGGCCCGGCCGGACCTCGACATCCGCCTGCTGATCTGGAAGTCGGCCCTGCCGGTGAGCGCCAGCCAGCAGTTCTTCCCGCACAAGGCCCGCAGCTGGTTCAAGGGCACCAACATCAAGTTCCGGCTGGACGACCAGGTCCCGTTCGGCGCCTGCCACCACCAGAAGGTTCTGGTGATCGACGACCGCCTGGCGTTCTGCGGCGGCGGCGACATCTCTGTGGACCGCTGGGACACCCCCGGCCACCTGGAGGTGGATCCGCGGCGGATCATGCCCAGCCAGAGCTACCACCCCCCGCGCCACGAGGTGATGATGATGGTCGACGGCGCCGCGGCCAGGGCGCTGGGCGACCATTTCCGCGAGCGCTGGCGCGCCGCCGAGCCCGAACCGATCGAGCCGCCCCCGGACGCCGGGGGCGATCCCTGGCCCGATCACGTGCCGCCGCACATCTTCGGCGCCGAGGTGGCCATCGCCCGCACCAGTCCGGCCTGGCGCGGCGCGCCGCTGGTCGAGGAGATCAAGGCCCTGACGCTGGAGTGCATCGGCAAGGCGCGGGACGTGATCTACCTGGAGAACCAGTATTTCACCTCGCCGCTGGTGGCCGAGGCCCTGGCCGCCCGCCTGGCCGAACCGGACGGGCCCGAGGTGCTGCTGATCACCACGGGCAAGTCGCCGAGCTGGTTCGACCAGCTGACCATGGACCGGGCGCGCGGGGCGATCATCTGGCGGCTGCGCGCCGCCGACGTGTTCGGACGCTTCCGGGCGTTCTACCCGACGACCTCGGGCGGCTCGAACATCATCGTCCACTCCAAGGCCAGCATCTTCGACGACCGAGTGGTCCGGGTGGGCTCGGCGAACCTCAACAACCGCTCCTTCGGCTTCGACACCGAGATCGAGCTCGGGGTGGAGGCGCAGGAGGAGGCGGCCCGCCTGCACGTCTCGGCGCTGCGGGATCGCCTGGTGGGCCACTTCCTGGGCGTGACGGGCGACTCGGTGACCAAGGCCCGCGCCGAGCACGGCGGCCTGGTGGGGGCGGTGGACGCCCTGAACCGCGACGGTCGGCTGGTGCCGGTCGACCCCTCGCGCCGCTCGCACTTCGAGGAGTTCATCGCCGCCTATCACGTGGGCGACCCCGCGGGCGTGGCCGACTCGTGGCGGCTGGGCCGGCGGCGCGAGCGGCTGTTCGCCGAGGCGCGCGAGCTCTCCGACCAGGCGCACCGGCAGTCCCAGGGCTAG
- a CDS encoding type 1 periplasmic-binding domain-containing protein, whose translation MKFAAIAIAAATLAAATGSTAVAAERVSDMDYMRASRCKGLATTLTGVVDAGSIDAYLKSAKGARSPVVYDRADAEFDRAKREARSEDRKARLTAELTGPCSAYLGGPAVTAKR comes from the coding sequence ATGAAGTTCGCCGCCATCGCCATCGCCGCCGCCACCCTCGCCGCCGCCACCGGTTCGACCGCCGTCGCCGCTGAACGCGTCTCGGACATGGACTACATGCGCGCCAGCCGCTGCAAGGGCCTGGCAACCACCCTGACGGGCGTGGTCGACGCCGGCTCGATCGACGCCTACCTGAAGTCCGCCAAGGGCGCCCGATCGCCGGTGGTGTACGACCGCGCCGACGCCGAGTTCGACCGGGCCAAGCGCGAGGCGCGCAGCGAGGACCGCAAGGCCCGCCTGACGGCCGAGCTCACCGGCCCCTGCTCGGCCTATCTCGGCGGCCCCGCGGTCACCGCCAAGCGCTGA
- a CDS encoding PaaI family thioesterase — translation MAAPPPKLDAAGVNALLETAFPGIAAGGPQVTEVTPGRVRVVRPYGEGLLRPGGVISGPTLMSLADTAAYALVLAHAGDQLMAVTSQLNISFLRGAAPGDLTAEAEMLRLGRRLAVCDVRIWTEGPDRLAAQANVTYALPG, via the coding sequence ATGGCCGCTCCCCCGCCCAAGCTGGACGCCGCCGGCGTCAACGCGCTGCTCGAGACCGCCTTCCCCGGCATCGCCGCGGGGGGACCGCAGGTCACGGAGGTGACGCCCGGACGGGTGCGCGTGGTCCGCCCGTACGGCGAAGGCCTGCTCCGGCCGGGCGGGGTGATCTCGGGCCCGACCCTGATGTCCCTGGCCGACACGGCGGCCTACGCCCTGGTCCTGGCGCACGCGGGCGACCAGCTCATGGCCGTCACCTCGCAGCTCAACATCAGCTTCCTGCGGGGCGCCGCGCCGGGCGACCTGACGGCCGAGGCCGAGATGCTTCGGCTCGGCCGGCGGCTGGCGGTCTGCGACGTGCGGATCTGGACCGAGGGACCCGACCGGCTGGCGGCCCAGGCGAACGTCACCTACGCTCTGCCCGGATGA
- a CDS encoding DUF1289 domain-containing protein — protein MSQPPAPIRTPCIKVCVVDGESGLCLGCYRRLNEVAGWARLSETERERIMAELPTRRSLIRPEKLGLL, from the coding sequence ATGAGCCAGCCCCCCGCCCCGATCAGGACCCCGTGCATCAAGGTGTGCGTGGTGGACGGCGAGAGCGGCCTGTGCCTCGGCTGCTACCGGCGGCTGAACGAGGTGGCCGGCTGGGCCCGCCTGTCCGAGACCGAGCGCGAGCGGATCATGGCCGAGCTGCCCACGCGCCGCAGTCTCATCCGGCCCGAGAAGCTGGGCCTCCTCTGA
- a CDS encoding TIGR02281 family clan AA aspartic protease encodes MSSLTRYALVAAVAGVSAVLSAGAMLAFAPAPLRLARLDAPGFGPPPQGPTPAAAVLKGADGHFWADGQVNGEPVRFLVDTGATAVALTPQDAERLGFRTQDLDYSYRVTTAGGRSRAAAVTLASVSVGGARLDDVGALVIERGLDTSLLGMSYLGRLARFEATREALFLQP; translated from the coding sequence GTGTCTAGCCTCACGAGATATGCGCTGGTCGCGGCGGTCGCCGGGGTGTCCGCCGTGCTGAGCGCCGGCGCCATGCTGGCCTTCGCTCCCGCCCCCCTGCGGCTGGCCAGGCTGGACGCGCCGGGCTTCGGGCCGCCGCCGCAGGGCCCCACCCCCGCCGCCGCGGTGCTGAAGGGCGCGGACGGCCACTTCTGGGCCGACGGCCAGGTGAACGGCGAGCCTGTCCGCTTCCTGGTGGACACCGGCGCCACGGCGGTCGCGCTCACGCCCCAGGACGCCGAGCGGCTCGGCTTCCGCACCCAGGACCTGGACTACTCCTATCGCGTGACCACGGCCGGCGGCCGCTCGCGGGCGGCGGCGGTGACGCTAGCCTCCGTGTCGGTCGGCGGGGCGCGTCTGGACGACGTCGGCGCCCTCGTCATCGAGCGGGGTCTCGACACCTCGCTGCTCGGGATGAGCTACCTAGGCCGCCTCGCCCGTTTCGAGGCCACCCGCGAGGCGCTGTTCCTGCAGCCCTGA
- the dusA gene encoding tRNA dihydrouridine(20/20a) synthase DusA encodes MEFTRKVQKYQAHRFAIAPMMDWTDRHCRVLHRTLSSRALLYTEMLTTGAVLHGDRERLLAYDPVEHPVALQLGGSEPAELAAAARIGEAEGYDEINLNVGCPSDRVQSGRFGACLMREPELVAECMAAMGAAVKVPVTVKCRIGVDDQDPEESLFTLVDLCAEAGVTSFVVHARKAWLKGLSPKENRDVPPLDYPLVWRLKAERPDLTIVINGGIGSLDEAEDHLRHVDGVMLGRAAYHTPDLLGQADARIFGEDRRVSPFEAVEAFRPYVAGQLARGTHLAAMTRHMLGLFHGVPGARAWRRILTVDGVKAGAGLEVIDRALAAVSERASGLQEQRLAGGLETGEAA; translated from the coding sequence ATTGAGTTTACGAGAAAAGTGCAGAAATATCAAGCTCATAGGTTCGCCATTGCACCTATGATGGACTGGACCGACCGGCACTGCCGGGTCCTGCACCGGACGCTGTCGTCCCGGGCGCTGCTCTATACCGAGATGCTGACCACCGGGGCCGTGCTGCACGGCGACCGCGAGCGGCTGCTCGCCTACGATCCCGTGGAACATCCGGTGGCGCTGCAGCTGGGCGGCTCCGAGCCGGCCGAGCTGGCGGCCGCCGCCCGGATCGGCGAGGCCGAGGGCTACGACGAGATCAACCTCAACGTGGGCTGCCCGTCCGACCGGGTGCAGTCGGGCCGGTTCGGCGCCTGCCTGATGCGCGAGCCCGAGCTGGTGGCCGAGTGCATGGCGGCCATGGGCGCCGCGGTGAAGGTCCCCGTCACCGTGAAGTGCCGGATCGGCGTGGACGACCAGGACCCCGAGGAGAGCCTGTTCACCCTGGTGGACCTCTGCGCGGAGGCGGGGGTCACGAGCTTCGTCGTCCATGCGCGCAAGGCCTGGCTGAAGGGGCTCTCGCCGAAGGAGAACCGGGACGTCCCGCCGCTGGACTATCCGCTGGTGTGGCGCCTGAAGGCCGAGCGCCCGGACCTGACCATCGTCATCAACGGCGGGATCGGCTCGCTGGATGAGGCTGAGGACCACCTGCGCCACGTGGACGGCGTCATGCTGGGCCGCGCCGCCTACCACACGCCCGATCTCCTGGGGCAGGCCGACGCACGGATCTTCGGCGAGGACCGGCGGGTGAGCCCGTTCGAGGCGGTGGAGGCGTTCCGGCCCTATGTCGCGGGCCAGCTCGCGAGGGGGACGCATCTGGCCGCCATGACCCGGCACATGCTGGGCCTGTTCCACGGCGTGCCGGGCGCGCGCGCCTGGCGCCGGATCCTGACGGTGGACGGCGTGAAGGCGGGGGCGGGTCTGGAGGTGATCGACCGAGCTCTGGCGGCGGTCTCGGAGCGGGCCTCAGGGCTGCAGGAACAGCGCCTCGCGGGTGGCCTCGAAACGGGCGAGGCGGCCTAG
- a CDS encoding site-specific integrase, with protein MATFTKLDSGSWRAQVRRKGRYVSETFLRREDARRWAFEAECAIDRGDTPRSSRVQRVSSFADLIDLHVADMKAVGRAPGRSKDATLAMLKRELGSLDAVELGRERLIAFGRARAAQGAGPVTVSMDLGMIRLVISHAAAVHGLPLSLEAVDLARIALKRLGLIGKSNERDRRPTEEEIERLVAHFNDNPRQVIPMARIIRFAIATALRQEEICRVTWADLNPRTKMLTVRDRKDPRAKKGNDQRIPLLAVSGYDALALIEEQRGCRGNEDDRIFPYCHRSAGTAFTRACKELQIEDLHFHDLRHEATSRLFEAGFTIEQVALVSGHKDWKMLRRYTHLRPEALHAVAASKVA; from the coding sequence ATGGCCACGTTCACCAAGCTCGACTCTGGATCGTGGCGCGCCCAGGTGCGCCGCAAGGGCCGCTATGTAAGCGAGACTTTCCTCCGGCGCGAGGATGCGCGGCGCTGGGCGTTCGAGGCCGAGTGCGCCATCGATCGGGGTGATACGCCGCGCTCTTCTCGCGTACAGCGCGTTTCGAGCTTCGCCGACCTGATCGACCTGCACGTCGCCGACATGAAAGCTGTCGGCCGAGCTCCGGGCCGATCCAAGGACGCCACGCTCGCAATGCTCAAGCGCGAACTCGGCAGCCTGGACGCTGTCGAACTAGGCCGTGAGCGGCTCATCGCTTTCGGGCGAGCTCGCGCGGCCCAGGGCGCGGGACCCGTCACGGTCAGCATGGACCTCGGCATGATCCGGCTGGTGATTTCTCACGCGGCCGCAGTTCACGGCCTGCCGCTGTCGCTGGAGGCCGTTGACCTCGCACGCATCGCGCTCAAGCGGCTAGGTCTTATCGGCAAGAGCAACGAACGAGACAGGCGCCCGACCGAGGAGGAGATCGAACGGCTCGTCGCCCACTTCAATGACAACCCCCGCCAGGTCATTCCCATGGCGCGGATCATCAGGTTCGCGATCGCGACGGCCCTGCGGCAGGAAGAGATCTGCCGGGTCACCTGGGCGGACCTGAACCCGCGCACCAAGATGCTGACAGTGCGCGATCGAAAAGATCCGCGCGCTAAGAAGGGGAACGATCAGCGAATCCCGCTGCTGGCGGTGTCAGGATACGACGCCCTGGCGCTCATCGAAGAGCAGCGCGGATGTCGAGGCAACGAAGACGATCGCATTTTCCCCTACTGCCACCGGTCCGCCGGCACCGCGTTCACGCGCGCCTGCAAGGAGCTGCAGATCGAGGATCTTCACTTCCACGATTTACGGCATGAGGCGACAAGCCGGCTATTCGAAGCCGGCTTCACGATCGAGCAGGTGGCGCTCGTCTCGGGGCATAAGGACTGGAAGATGCTGCGCCGATACACGCATCTCCGGCCAGAAGCGCTGCATGCCGTGGCCGCGTCAAAGGTGGCTTAG
- a CDS encoding helix-turn-helix transcriptional regulator encodes MHEEQPLPTRFLRTHEAGRFLGLSGRTLEKHRVYGTGPAYRKVGGRVIYAVEDLQAWAEQGRQLSTSDVRRTQPARPTPEQRTFQFMRELPRPAAR; translated from the coding sequence ATGCACGAAGAGCAACCGCTTCCCACCCGCTTCCTTCGAACTCATGAGGCCGGAAGGTTCCTGGGTCTCTCGGGCCGAACCTTGGAGAAGCATCGGGTCTACGGGACTGGACCGGCTTATCGGAAGGTCGGCGGACGGGTGATCTATGCCGTTGAGGACCTGCAGGCGTGGGCGGAGCAGGGTCGCCAGCTCTCCACGTCCGATGTCCGTCGGACACAGCCTGCCAGGCCCACGCCCGAGCAGCGGACGTTTCAGTTTATGCGCGAGCTGCCGCGGCCAGCCGCGCGCTAA
- a CDS encoding helix-turn-helix domain-containing protein has product MLKALRRQRGLKAADVAGRMGMPLRSYEHFESGKGRIDVERIHQFAEVLDVDPYGIVLGLELASPSFALRCADNKAGTILLLALQDFDAGIGDELRALDPHTLMRHLTEAFDLLGQRARVRRVEVEAWMHDPAIVGPPRRDESS; this is encoded by the coding sequence ATGCTGAAGGCGCTGAGACGGCAGCGGGGCTTGAAGGCCGCAGATGTCGCCGGGCGCATGGGAATGCCGCTTCGATCCTACGAGCACTTCGAATCTGGAAAGGGCCGCATCGACGTTGAACGAATTCATCAGTTCGCCGAGGTGCTAGACGTCGACCCTTACGGCATTGTCCTCGGCCTGGAGCTGGCCTCTCCGAGCTTCGCGCTGCGGTGCGCGGACAATAAGGCCGGCACCATCCTGTTGCTGGCGCTTCAGGACTTCGACGCCGGCATCGGCGATGAGCTGCGGGCCCTCGACCCCCACACGCTGATGCGCCACCTCACCGAAGCATTCGACCTGCTCGGCCAGCGCGCCCGGGTTCGGCGCGTCGAGGTGGAGGCGTGGATGCACGATCCGGCGATCGTCGGCCCGCCGCGCAGGGACGAGAGTTCATGA
- a CDS encoding response regulator transcription factor — MTSAIGDRAERPAHPERDRIAAALSARQLECLTWAQEGKSATDIGQILGISGRTVEGHLAKACSVLGVRTRVQAVVRARRLGLLPESLSERLS, encoded by the coding sequence ATGACTTCGGCCATCGGCGACCGTGCAGAGCGCCCCGCGCATCCCGAGCGGGACCGCATCGCCGCCGCGCTTTCGGCGCGTCAGCTGGAATGTCTCACCTGGGCTCAGGAGGGAAAGAGCGCAACCGACATCGGCCAGATCCTCGGGATCTCCGGGCGCACCGTTGAGGGGCATCTGGCGAAGGCCTGTTCAGTTCTGGGCGTGCGGACGCGCGTACAGGCCGTGGTGCGGGCGCGGCGACTTGGTCTCCTTCCCGAAAGCCTCAGCGAGAGGCTGTCATGA